Proteins encoded together in one Caldicellulosiruptor saccharolyticus DSM 8903 window:
- a CDS encoding ArsR/SmtB family transcription factor produces the protein MAKKIQPIERCDCDVIHEEIVNKVREKMPQEETLYDLAELFKVFGDSTRIKILWALGESEMCVCDIAFLLNMTQSAISHQLRVLKQAGLVKSRREGKIVFYSLEDEHVKQIFDQGLIHISEESK, from the coding sequence ATGGCAAAAAAAATTCAACCAATTGAAAGATGCGACTGTGATGTAATACATGAGGAAATTGTAAATAAAGTGCGAGAAAAAATGCCTCAAGAAGAAACTCTATATGATCTAGCAGAACTATTTAAAGTTTTTGGAGATTCAACAAGAATTAAGATACTCTGGGCATTAGGTGAATCAGAGATGTGCGTTTGCGATATTGCATTCTTATTAAATATGACCCAATCAGCAATTTCACATCAGCTAAGAGTCTTAAAGCAGGCTGGACTAGTAAAGAGCAGAAGAGAAGGAAAGATTGTATTCTACTCTCTTGAAGATGAACATGTAAAGCAAATATTTGACCAGGGATTAATTCATATTTCAGAAGAAAGTAAGTAA
- a CDS encoding heavy metal translocating P-type ATPase: MLKKEVILEGLDCANCAAKIEEEVNKLNGVKAYMNFMNKTLTLEIESEQEYKNILQQVKTIVHKHEPDVVVKEKSVNKSNKKVNKSIVILEGLGCANCAAKIEKEISGLEGVEFAAVDFVSKKLTLEISPKVNRSELNEKIEAIVKKIEPDVKVIFEENTSKANVKENNEEEEEGVNKKEIIRLVVGGAIFAVGIIFNFQNWLELTLFIISYIIVGGEVVLRAIKGIARGQVFSEHFLMSIATIGAFFIGEYPEGVAVMLFYLVGELFQDIAVGHSRKSISALMDIRPDYANLKVGDEIRKVSPEEVNIGDIIIVKPGEKVPLDGKVIEGNSMVDTAALTGESVPREVGPGDDVLSGFINKNGVLTIEVTKDYGDSTVSKILDLVQNASSRKAPTEKFITKFARFYTPIVVFGALALAIIPPLVIPGATFSTWIYRALVFLVISCPCALVISIPLGFFGGIGGASKRGILVKGSNYLDALNNVETVVFDKTGTLTKGVFEVVSINPQSDFTKEELIEYAAYAESHSSHPIALSILKAYNKDVDITKIEDYEEIAGHGIRAKVGGKEILVGNSKLMNKENIKYQEVETLGTVVHVAVDKKYAGNIVISDAVKEDSADAIKGLKALGVRNIVMLTGDSKAVGEKIATQLGIDEVYTELLPADKVEKIEALEAKKSHKGKIVFVGDGINDAPVLARADIGVAMGGLGSDAAIEAADIVIMTDEPSKIVTAIKIAKRTRKIVMQNIVFSLGVKAIFLALGAVGVATMWEAVFADMGVAIIAILNAMRVMNTKSI; encoded by the coding sequence ATGTTAAAGAAGGAAGTAATTTTAGAAGGTTTAGATTGCGCAAATTGTGCAGCTAAAATTGAAGAAGAGGTTAATAAATTAAATGGAGTCAAAGCCTATATGAACTTCATGAACAAGACATTGACTTTAGAAATTGAATCAGAGCAAGAGTATAAGAATATATTACAGCAAGTTAAAACCATAGTGCACAAGCACGAACCGGATGTGGTAGTGAAAGAAAAATCCGTTAACAAGAGCAATAAAAAGGTGAACAAAAGCATAGTAATACTTGAAGGACTTGGCTGCGCGAATTGTGCAGCTAAAATAGAAAAAGAAATAAGCGGTCTAGAAGGAGTTGAATTTGCTGCAGTAGATTTTGTTTCGAAGAAACTAACACTGGAAATAAGTCCGAAAGTCAACCGCTCTGAGTTAAATGAGAAGATTGAAGCCATAGTAAAGAAAATAGAGCCAGATGTAAAGGTCATTTTTGAGGAGAATACATCTAAGGCCAACGTAAAAGAAAATAATGAAGAGGAAGAAGAAGGTGTCAACAAAAAAGAAATCATAAGACTTGTGGTCGGTGGAGCAATATTTGCCGTGGGAATCATCTTTAATTTCCAAAATTGGCTTGAGCTTACCTTGTTTATTATTAGTTATATCATAGTTGGTGGAGAGGTTGTCTTAAGAGCAATAAAAGGTATTGCCCGCGGTCAGGTATTCAGTGAGCATTTTTTGATGAGTATTGCTACCATTGGTGCTTTCTTCATTGGAGAGTATCCAGAAGGTGTAGCAGTTATGCTGTTCTATCTGGTAGGTGAATTGTTTCAGGATATAGCTGTAGGTCACTCCAGAAAATCAATAAGTGCTTTGATGGATATTCGTCCTGACTATGCAAATCTTAAAGTTGGCGATGAGATCAGGAAAGTATCTCCTGAAGAGGTAAACATAGGTGACATCATTATTGTTAAACCAGGAGAAAAAGTTCCCCTCGATGGCAAGGTTATAGAAGGAAACTCAATGGTTGACACTGCAGCGTTAACAGGGGAATCTGTTCCTCGTGAAGTCGGGCCAGGAGACGATGTATTGAGCGGATTCATTAATAAAAATGGCGTTTTGACAATAGAGGTAACAAAGGATTATGGTGATTCAACTGTATCTAAAATTTTGGATCTGGTTCAGAATGCCAGCAGTAGGAAGGCTCCTACAGAAAAATTTATAACAAAATTTGCGCGTTTCTATACTCCGATTGTAGTCTTTGGAGCATTAGCCTTAGCAATCATACCTCCATTGGTGATCCCCGGTGCAACTTTCTCTACATGGATATATCGAGCCTTAGTGTTCTTAGTTATATCTTGTCCATGTGCGTTAGTAATTTCAATACCATTGGGCTTCTTCGGAGGGATTGGTGGAGCATCGAAGAGAGGTATATTAGTAAAAGGCAGTAACTATCTTGACGCGTTGAACAATGTGGAAACAGTTGTTTTCGATAAGACGGGAACGCTAACCAAGGGTGTATTTGAAGTTGTGAGTATCAACCCTCAAAGTGATTTTACAAAGGAGGAATTGATTGAATATGCAGCATATGCTGAAAGTCACTCAAGTCATCCAATTGCACTATCCATTCTGAAAGCCTATAACAAAGATGTCGATATCACTAAAATTGAAGACTATGAGGAAATTGCAGGTCATGGGATTCGGGCTAAAGTTGGTGGTAAAGAGATTCTTGTCGGAAATAGCAAACTGATGAATAAAGAAAACATTAAATATCAGGAAGTTGAGACTCTAGGTACAGTAGTACATGTTGCAGTAGACAAGAAGTATGCAGGAAATATTGTAATCTCTGACGCAGTGAAGGAAGATTCAGCTGATGCGATTAAAGGATTGAAGGCATTAGGTGTTAGAAATATTGTTATGCTTACTGGTGATTCGAAGGCAGTTGGGGAAAAAATAGCAACCCAACTTGGAATTGACGAGGTGTATACTGAATTGTTACCGGCCGACAAGGTAGAAAAAATTGAGGCTCTGGAAGCCAAGAAATCTCATAAGGGGAAAATTGTATTTGTTGGTGATGGCATCAACGATGCTCCGGTACTTGCAAGAGCGGATATCGGCGTGGCAATGGGCGGCTTGGGGTCTGATGCTGCAATTGAAGCAGCTGATATAGTTATCATGACGGATGAACCATCAAAAATTGTCACTGCAATTAAAATAGCAAAAAGGACTAGGAAAATTGTGATGCAAAACATTGTGTTTTCATTAGGGGTTAAAGCCATATTCCTTGCACTTGGTGCGGTGGGAGTTGCAACTATGTGGGAAGCTGTATTCGCTGACATGGGTGTGGCAATAATCGCAATATTAAATGCAATGAGGGTAATGAATACAAAAAGTATATAG
- the lspA gene encoding signal peptidase II, protein MFYIFIITILTGIDQWTKYLIETQLKPIGAIPIVKDIFHLTYARNTGAAFSILRDKQAFLILVTTIVVGALIYYLIKILKTGEVAFKLSLAIIIGGALGNLIDRVRLNYVTDFLDFTLINYPIFNLADVFVVSGVVMLSYMLLFKGDMPKISKM, encoded by the coding sequence ATGTTCTATATTTTTATTATCACAATATTGACAGGGATTGATCAGTGGACTAAATATCTTATAGAAACACAATTAAAACCGATAGGTGCTATACCCATAGTTAAAGATATATTCCATTTGACTTATGCAAGGAATACAGGAGCAGCTTTTAGCATATTGAGGGATAAGCAGGCATTTTTAATATTAGTCACAACCATTGTTGTTGGCGCATTAATATACTATTTGATAAAAATATTAAAGACAGGAGAAGTAGCCTTTAAGCTATCCTTGGCGATAATTATTGGTGGAGCTTTAGGAAATCTTATCGATAGAGTTAGATTGAACTATGTAACCGACTTTCTCGATTTCACACTAATTAATTACCCCATATTTAATTTAGCAGACGTATTTGTAGTTTCAGGAGTTGTCATGCTTTCATATATGCTTTTGTTTAAAGGAGATATGCCCAAAATCTCAAAGATGTGA